Proteins co-encoded in one Medicago truncatula cultivar Jemalong A17 chromosome 8, MtrunA17r5.0-ANR, whole genome shotgun sequence genomic window:
- the LOC25500851 gene encoding ferric reduction oxidase 2 isoform X1, with translation MAREAQSIIRLLVVLLFLGCIMIWIMMPTNTFNLKWFPKIRGKADPTYFGAQGETILMYTFPVLLIATLGCVYLHIAKKSSNESNIEIRNGKKHGTTIWNRPMLVKGPLGIVSITEIAFLLMFIALLVWSFTTYLHIGFKTVAKTAAEYGNTVEQEKLYSVGIWLGLVGNICLAFLFFPVTRGSSVLPIFGLTSEGCIKYHIWLGHILMAIFTTHGICYITYWASTNKMSEMLIWTKDGVSNLAGEISLLAGLFLWIATIPRIRRKFFELFFYTHHLYIIFIIFYIFHVDISFSFTMLPSFYLFLVDRFLRFLQSRRGVRLLSSRILPCEGVELNFSKGHGLTYNPTSVMFINVPSISKLQWHPFTVTSNSKLEPEKLSVVIKCGGAWTQKLYQLLSNPSPIGRLGISVEGPYGPASTNYLRHDTLVMVSGGSGITPFFSIIRELIYLSNTFKCKTPNIVLICSFKNTSCLSMLDLILPISGTCDISNIQLQIEAYITRDKEFKPDTPIHPQTLWLKPNPSDEPIHAMLGPNSWLWLGAIISSSFIIFLIIIGVITRYYIFPIDHNTNAIFSDPLRAFLNMLVICVSIAVVSSVAVLWNKQNAKEAKQIQNLEGSSPTVSPSSMIYNADRELESLPYQSLVEATNVHYGQRPDLKSKSFISRENIFDIFTRISIYLYELKSLFCFAGLLFEMKGSSVGVLVSGPKQMRQEVASICSSGLVENLHFESISFTW, from the exons atgGCTCGTGAGGCTCAATCTATAATAAGGTTATTAGTGGTGCTATTATTTCTGGGTTGTATTATGATTTGGATAATGATGCCTACAAATACTTTCAATCTAAAATGGTTTCCTAAAATCCGTGGCAAAGCTGATCCTACCTATTTTGGTGCACAag GTGAAACGATCCTCATGTACACTTTTCCAGTCTTGTTAATTGCTACTTTGGGATGTGTCTATCTCCACATAgccaaaaaatcatcaaatgagaGCAACATagaaat TCGCAATGGGAAGAAACATGGGACAACCATATGGAACCGTCCAATGCTTGTAAAAGGACCTCTTGGAATTGTTTCTATCACAGAAATAGCATTCTTGCTCATGTTCATTGCACTTCTTGTTTGGTCTTTTACAACTTATTTGCACATCGGTTTTAAAACAGTAGCAAAAACAGCGGCAGAGTACGGCAATACAGT tgagCAAGAGAAGTTGTATAGTGTGGGAATATGGTTAGGTCTTGTTGGGAACATATGTTTGGCATTCTTGTTTTTCCCGGTGACACGTGGATCATCTGTCCTACCAATATTTGGCCTCACTTCTGAAGGTTGCATCAAATATCATATTTGGCTTGGACACATACTTATGGCAATTTTCACAACTCATGGAATTTGTTACATCACCTATTGGGCATCTACTAATAAAATGTCAGAG ATGTTGATATGGACCAAAGATGGAGTATCAAATTTGGCTGGAGAGATATCTTTGCTTGCTGGTTTGTTCCTGTGGATTGCAACCATTCCCAGAATTAGGAGAAAATTCTTTGAGCTCTTTTTTTACACACATCACCTCTAcataatcttcatcatcttctacaTATTTCATGTTGACATTTCCTTTTCCTTCACTATGCTCCCTAGTTTTTACCTCTTCTTGGTTGATCGTTTCCTAAGGTTCTTACAATCTAGGCGCGGTGTTCGTTTGCTTTCATCTCGTATTTTGCCTTGTGAAGGTGTAGAACTCAACTTCTCTAAGGGACATG GATTGACTTATAATCCCACAAGTGTGATGTTCATAAATGTACCAAGCATATCAAAGTTGCAATGGCATCCATTTACCGTTACTTCTAATAGTAAATTGGAGCCGGAAAAGCTAAGTGTTGTCATTAAATGTGGAGGAGCTTGGACACAGAAGCTCTACCAGTTGCTTTCAAATCCTTCGCCTATCGGTCGCCTTGGAATATCTGTTGAAGGTCCTTATGGACCTGCTTCTACCAATTATCTAAG GCATGACACACTTGTGATGGTGAGTGGAGGAAGTGGAATCACACCATTTTTCTCAATAATTAGAGAGTTAATATATCTTAGCAATACATTCAAATGCAAAACACCAAACATTGTCTTAATATGTTCCTTCAAAAACACTTCATGTCTATCAATGCTAGATTTGATCCTACCAATTTCTGGCACATGTGACATTTCTAATATTCAATTACAAATTGAGGCATACATCACAAGAGACAAAGAGTTTAAACCAGATACTCCAATTCATCCCCAAACTCTATGGCTCAAGCCAAATCCATCCGATGAACCAATACATGCTATGTTAGGTCCAAACAGTTGGCTTTGGCTTGGCGCAATAATCTCTTCCTCTTTCATCATCTTCCTTATTATAATCGGGGTCATTACTCGTTACTACATTTTCCCTATCGATCATAACACGAATGCAATATTCTCGGATCCTTTAAGGGCATTCCTTAACATGCTAGTAATATGTGTGTCGATAGCTGTTGTTTCAAGTGTAGCTGTCTTGTGGAACAAACAAAATGCTAAAGAAGCAAAACAGATTCAGAACTTGGAAGGGTCATCACCAACAGTCTCACCAAGTTCAATGATTTACAATGCTGATAGAGAATTAGAAAGCCTTCCATATCAGTCCCTTGTTGAAGCTACCAATGTGCATTATGGTCAAAGACCTGATCTTAAAAGTAAGTCATTTATCTCtagagaaaatatttttgatatatttacaaGAATCTCCATTTATCTCTATGAATTGAAATCACTCTTTTGTTTTGCAGGACTTCTATTTGAAATGAAAGGGTCAAGTGTGGGAGTTCTTGTTTCAGGACCTAAACAAATGAGGCAGGAAGTTGCTTCCATTTGCTCATCTGGTTTAGTTGAAAATTTGCATTTTGAATCAATCAGTTTTACTTGGTAA
- the LOC25500851 gene encoding ferric reduction oxidase 2 isoform X2 produces MAREAQSIIRLLVVLLFLGCIMIWIMMPTNTFNLKWFPKIRGKADPTYFGAQGETILMYTFPVLLIATLGCVYLHIAKKSSNESNIEIRNGKKHGTTIWNRPMLVKGPLGIVSITEIAFLLMFIALLVWSFTTYLHIGFKTVAKTAAEYGNTVEQEKLYSVGIWLGLVGNICLAFLFFPVTRGSSVLPIFGLTSEGCIKYHIWLGHILMAIFTTHGICYITYWASTNKMSEMLIWTKDGVSNLAGEISLLAGLFLWIATIPRIRRKFFELFFYTHHLYIIFIIFYIFHVDISFSFTMLPSFYLFLVDRFLRFLQSRRGVRLLSSRILPCEGVELNFSKGHGLTYNPTSVMFINVPSISKLQWHPFTVTSNSKLEPEKLSVVIKCGGAWTQKLYQLLSNPSPIGRLGISVEGPYGPASTNYLRHDTLVMVSGGSGITPFFSIIRELIYLSNTFKCKTPNIVLICSFKNTSCLSMLDLILPISGTCDISNIQLQIEAYITRDKEFKPDTPIHPQTLWLKPNPSDEPIHAMLGPNSWLWLGAIISSSFIIFLIIIGVITRYYIFPIDHNTNAIFSDPLRAFLNMLVICVSIAVVSSVAVLWNKQNAKEAKQIQNLEGSSPTVSPSSMIYNADRELESLPYQSLVEATNVHYGQRPDLKRLLFEMKGSSVGVLVSGPKQMRQEVASICSSGLVENLHFESISFTW; encoded by the exons atgGCTCGTGAGGCTCAATCTATAATAAGGTTATTAGTGGTGCTATTATTTCTGGGTTGTATTATGATTTGGATAATGATGCCTACAAATACTTTCAATCTAAAATGGTTTCCTAAAATCCGTGGCAAAGCTGATCCTACCTATTTTGGTGCACAag GTGAAACGATCCTCATGTACACTTTTCCAGTCTTGTTAATTGCTACTTTGGGATGTGTCTATCTCCACATAgccaaaaaatcatcaaatgagaGCAACATagaaat TCGCAATGGGAAGAAACATGGGACAACCATATGGAACCGTCCAATGCTTGTAAAAGGACCTCTTGGAATTGTTTCTATCACAGAAATAGCATTCTTGCTCATGTTCATTGCACTTCTTGTTTGGTCTTTTACAACTTATTTGCACATCGGTTTTAAAACAGTAGCAAAAACAGCGGCAGAGTACGGCAATACAGT tgagCAAGAGAAGTTGTATAGTGTGGGAATATGGTTAGGTCTTGTTGGGAACATATGTTTGGCATTCTTGTTTTTCCCGGTGACACGTGGATCATCTGTCCTACCAATATTTGGCCTCACTTCTGAAGGTTGCATCAAATATCATATTTGGCTTGGACACATACTTATGGCAATTTTCACAACTCATGGAATTTGTTACATCACCTATTGGGCATCTACTAATAAAATGTCAGAG ATGTTGATATGGACCAAAGATGGAGTATCAAATTTGGCTGGAGAGATATCTTTGCTTGCTGGTTTGTTCCTGTGGATTGCAACCATTCCCAGAATTAGGAGAAAATTCTTTGAGCTCTTTTTTTACACACATCACCTCTAcataatcttcatcatcttctacaTATTTCATGTTGACATTTCCTTTTCCTTCACTATGCTCCCTAGTTTTTACCTCTTCTTGGTTGATCGTTTCCTAAGGTTCTTACAATCTAGGCGCGGTGTTCGTTTGCTTTCATCTCGTATTTTGCCTTGTGAAGGTGTAGAACTCAACTTCTCTAAGGGACATG GATTGACTTATAATCCCACAAGTGTGATGTTCATAAATGTACCAAGCATATCAAAGTTGCAATGGCATCCATTTACCGTTACTTCTAATAGTAAATTGGAGCCGGAAAAGCTAAGTGTTGTCATTAAATGTGGAGGAGCTTGGACACAGAAGCTCTACCAGTTGCTTTCAAATCCTTCGCCTATCGGTCGCCTTGGAATATCTGTTGAAGGTCCTTATGGACCTGCTTCTACCAATTATCTAAG GCATGACACACTTGTGATGGTGAGTGGAGGAAGTGGAATCACACCATTTTTCTCAATAATTAGAGAGTTAATATATCTTAGCAATACATTCAAATGCAAAACACCAAACATTGTCTTAATATGTTCCTTCAAAAACACTTCATGTCTATCAATGCTAGATTTGATCCTACCAATTTCTGGCACATGTGACATTTCTAATATTCAATTACAAATTGAGGCATACATCACAAGAGACAAAGAGTTTAAACCAGATACTCCAATTCATCCCCAAACTCTATGGCTCAAGCCAAATCCATCCGATGAACCAATACATGCTATGTTAGGTCCAAACAGTTGGCTTTGGCTTGGCGCAATAATCTCTTCCTCTTTCATCATCTTCCTTATTATAATCGGGGTCATTACTCGTTACTACATTTTCCCTATCGATCATAACACGAATGCAATATTCTCGGATCCTTTAAGGGCATTCCTTAACATGCTAGTAATATGTGTGTCGATAGCTGTTGTTTCAAGTGTAGCTGTCTTGTGGAACAAACAAAATGCTAAAGAAGCAAAACAGATTCAGAACTTGGAAGGGTCATCACCAACAGTCTCACCAAGTTCAATGATTTACAATGCTGATAGAGAATTAGAAAGCCTTCCATATCAGTCCCTTGTTGAAGCTACCAATGTGCATTATGGTCAAAGACCTGATCTTAAAA GACTTCTATTTGAAATGAAAGGGTCAAGTGTGGGAGTTCTTGTTTCAGGACCTAAACAAATGAGGCAGGAAGTTGCTTCCATTTGCTCATCTGGTTTAGTTGAAAATTTGCATTTTGAATCAATCAGTTTTACTTGGTAA